One genomic window of Pseudohongiella acticola includes the following:
- a CDS encoding class I SAM-dependent methyltransferase codes for MNKNPLAHIRPAAALLRNIIAMVMLLCSAQAYSLDPDALRDSLRGSDRDISDRMRDDARKPVEVLTFLGLQEGMTALDVYAAGGYYTFVLSHAVGPDGTVYAQNSPRASRYDEDRTDMTQGEALDGKIEKGNLTNVIRVDRAIRDNGLPDASIDFILVSQILHDYYNGSPARAYGLLVELHRLLKPGGIIGIIDHTGTEGNDNRRLHRMQKAQAIDVITRAGFIVEAESDLLANPDDNPRRSIFDPLLNRGTDQFLLRLRKPGA; via the coding sequence ATGAACAAAAACCCTCTCGCACACATCCGGCCCGCGGCGGCATTACTGCGCAACATTATTGCCATGGTCATGTTGTTATGCAGTGCCCAGGCTTATTCGCTGGATCCAGACGCGTTGCGCGACAGCCTGCGCGGCAGCGACCGGGACATCTCCGACCGGATGCGTGATGATGCCCGCAAACCGGTTGAAGTCCTGACTTTTCTGGGCCTGCAGGAAGGCATGACCGCGCTCGATGTTTATGCTGCCGGCGGTTATTACACATTTGTGCTGTCACATGCAGTGGGACCTGACGGCACCGTGTATGCACAAAACTCACCGCGTGCGTCGCGTTACGATGAAGACCGCACAGATATGACTCAGGGCGAAGCGCTGGACGGAAAAATAGAAAAAGGCAACCTGACCAACGTGATTCGTGTCGACAGGGCTATCCGCGACAATGGTCTGCCAGACGCTTCAATCGATTTCATTCTGGTGTCTCAGATATTGCACGATTATTACAACGGCAGCCCGGCCCGGGCGTATGGCTTGCTGGTTGAGCTGCACCGGTTGCTCAAACCAGGCGGCATTATTGGCATTATTGACCACACCGGCACTGAAGGTAACGATAACCGCCGCCTGCACCGTATGCAGAAGGCCCAGGCAATTGACGTGATTACGCGAGCGGGTTTTATCGTCGAAGCGGAAAGTGACCTGCTGGCCAACCCCGACGACAATCCCCGTCGCTCAATTTTTGACCCTCTACTTAACCGCGGCACGGACCAGTTTCTGCTGCGCCTGCGCAAACCCGGAGCCTGA
- a CDS encoding SMI1/KNR4 family protein, with amino-acid sequence MEDVVDMLRERNETIPVPLDLPDEDLLVEIEEQLLMSLPDDFRDYLLEVSDVVFGSLEPVTVTDPRSHTFLPDVAAQAWNDGMPRYLLPVCQLGDAYYCINNEGEVRFWNGNKLGKDPQGSKSWPSIWHWAREVWLQC; translated from the coding sequence ATGGAAGACGTCGTCGACATGTTGCGTGAACGTAACGAGACAATCCCCGTGCCGCTGGATTTGCCTGATGAAGACCTGCTGGTAGAAATAGAAGAACAGCTGTTGATGTCATTGCCTGACGATTTCCGTGACTACCTGCTGGAAGTCAGCGATGTGGTTTTCGGCAGTCTGGAACCGGTTACCGTCACTGATCCGAGATCACACACCTTTCTGCCGGACGTTGCCGCACAGGCATGGAACGATGGCATGCCCCGCTACCTGCTACCGGTCTGTCAGCTCGGCGACGCGTATTACTGCATCAACAACGAAGGTGAGGTCCGTTTCTGGAATGGCAACAAACTGGGCAAAGACCCGCAAGGGTCAAAATCCTGGCCCAGCATCTGGCACTGGGCGCGTGAAGTCTGGCTACAATGCTGA
- a CDS encoding methyl-accepting chemotaxis protein, protein MGILKPLRKRSAVDEALDALSTDLNLTDYRGIDSAAGQSLIRLQKKLHQRIQGGVAAAVGIAAQAPALSAIAHQTMQTGSQLAQSSEAIASSSEQVTTAIESELIPATTDVARLSASVAKAVRNCETDSEQAENSITQVSTTEQHLAQVITSLQGQLDEVVRVISSISNISRQTNLLALNAAIEAARAGEHGRGFAVVAEEVRSLANTTTDAASQVATIIESFKTEVSGLGRAGEQMQLAVSEGASSVRHIRSELGGVRQAMDDLDQKVHGIAASTEQMGMAMSTVNRDVHTVSTVAADMQRKAAEVGERGHEVHRESDRLLESLGSFRLQVHTQACDDISRLAQERVLLDGGVSQAENLMHQALGRHAHFELMYLVGADGKQISENIFAPDLAGRGSDSAKGKDWNGRDWFRAVVASKCAHITDVYRSAATDDFCFTISVPIVDDRGRIVRVLGADARLSALLN, encoded by the coding sequence ATGGGTATATTGAAGCCGCTGCGCAAACGTAGTGCTGTGGATGAGGCACTTGATGCGCTGTCCACAGACCTGAATCTGACTGATTATCGAGGCATTGACAGTGCCGCCGGGCAGTCGCTGATCAGATTGCAAAAGAAGCTGCATCAGCGTATTCAGGGTGGCGTTGCAGCCGCAGTGGGCATTGCCGCTCAGGCGCCGGCCTTGTCTGCGATCGCGCATCAGACCATGCAGACGGGGTCGCAGTTGGCGCAATCTTCCGAAGCCATTGCCAGCAGTAGCGAACAGGTTACCACTGCAATCGAGTCGGAGCTGATTCCAGCCACCACCGATGTCGCCAGGTTGTCGGCTTCGGTCGCCAAGGCCGTGCGCAATTGCGAAACCGACAGTGAACAGGCTGAGAACAGCATCACCCAGGTCAGTACCACCGAGCAGCACCTGGCGCAGGTGATAACCAGTCTGCAGGGCCAGCTCGATGAAGTGGTGCGGGTTATTTCGTCGATCTCCAATATCTCTCGACAAACCAATCTACTGGCGTTGAATGCAGCGATCGAAGCAGCCCGCGCGGGCGAACATGGACGCGGGTTCGCCGTGGTCGCAGAAGAGGTCAGGTCGCTGGCCAACACCACCACCGATGCAGCAAGCCAGGTGGCGACGATCATCGAGTCATTCAAGACCGAAGTGTCCGGACTGGGGCGCGCAGGAGAGCAGATGCAGCTGGCGGTCAGCGAAGGCGCGAGCAGCGTCCGCCATATACGCAGTGAGCTCGGCGGCGTCCGTCAGGCAATGGACGACCTCGATCAGAAAGTACATGGCATTGCCGCCAGTACGGAACAGATGGGCATGGCGATGTCGACGGTTAACCGCGATGTGCACACCGTCTCCACCGTGGCGGCTGACATGCAACGCAAGGCAGCCGAGGTCGGTGAGCGCGGTCATGAGGTTCACCGTGAAAGTGACCGCTTACTTGAGAGTCTCGGCAGTTTCCGGCTTCAGGTGCACACTCAGGCCTGTGATGATATCAGCCGCCTGGCGCAGGAACGCGTTCTGCTGGATGGGGGCGTGTCGCAAGCAGAGAATCTCATGCATCAGGCACTGGGCAGGCATGCGCATTTTGAATTGATGTATCTGGTCGGTGCCGATGGCAAGCAGATCAGTGAGAACATCTTTGCGCCTGATCTCGCCGGGCGTGGATCAGACTCGGCAAAAGGTAAGGACTGGAACGGTCGCGACTGGTTTCGGGCGGTTGTGGCAAGCAAATGTGCTCACATCACTGACGTCTACCGTTCGGCGGCGACTGACGATTTCTGTTTTACGATCTCTGTGCCCATTGTTGACGACCGTGGGCGCATAGTGCGTGTGCTGGGCGCTGATGCTCGACTGTCAGCCTTGCTCAATTAG
- a CDS encoding 1-acyl-sn-glycerol-3-phosphate acyltransferase encodes MLDDNVSLPTWLYVLLWAAAVYAVVVSVLYPSVRWFVRRRLNRAVERLNTSLSIKIKPFQQTKRQELIDRLVFDPQVLALIDSQARETNVPREALLLDVKRYAREIVPSFNAYVYYQLGYWFAKKISRFLYRIRVSAVDQTVLETLDKNSTVVFVMNHRSNMDYILICYLAAEQVTLSYAVGEWARVFPLESIIRAMGAFFVRRGSQNPLYRKVLGRYVQLATDSGVCQAVFLEGGLSRDGNVAQPKIGFLDYMLRHYDHRKHRNITFIPVGINYDRVIEDKNLMHWDDKSRRFTKWQTFSRVLRFLRVNIFSDSRSRWQRYGYAGVNFGIPIDMRKYCEKHRLLFADLPQRDRIPAVTALAEHLMQAVRYVIPVLPVPVIATVFTRQNHQGMRSLDIVAGCDDIIDDMIAAGAAIRDEQKPRQKTIAAALENLRHRHILLEENDVYRVNPEFEKLIHYYANSIIHWR; translated from the coding sequence ATGCTCGACGATAACGTCAGCCTGCCGACCTGGCTCTACGTTCTGCTCTGGGCTGCTGCCGTGTACGCCGTTGTCGTCAGTGTGCTTTATCCCAGTGTACGCTGGTTTGTCCGGCGGCGTCTCAATCGCGCCGTTGAGCGGTTGAATACCAGTTTGAGTATCAAGATCAAACCCTTTCAGCAAACCAAGCGGCAGGAGCTGATTGACAGGCTTGTGTTTGATCCCCAGGTACTGGCGTTGATAGACAGCCAGGCACGTGAGACCAATGTGCCGCGGGAAGCTCTGCTGCTAGATGTTAAACGTTATGCCCGGGAAATTGTGCCATCGTTTAACGCGTACGTTTACTACCAGCTGGGTTACTGGTTCGCCAAAAAAATATCGCGATTCCTGTACCGGATTCGTGTTTCGGCTGTTGACCAGACTGTGCTTGAAACACTGGACAAGAATTCAACGGTCGTGTTTGTCATGAACCACCGCAGCAATATGGACTATATCCTGATCTGTTATCTGGCAGCGGAACAGGTAACGTTGTCTTACGCCGTTGGCGAGTGGGCGCGCGTATTTCCGCTCGAATCCATCATTCGGGCGATGGGTGCCTTTTTTGTGCGACGTGGCTCACAGAACCCACTGTACAGAAAAGTACTGGGGCGTTATGTGCAGCTGGCTACCGACTCGGGTGTGTGTCAGGCGGTGTTTCTGGAAGGTGGGCTGAGCCGTGATGGCAATGTGGCGCAACCCAAGATCGGGTTTCTGGACTACATGCTGCGTCACTACGATCATCGCAAACACCGGAACATCACGTTTATTCCAGTGGGTATCAATTACGACAGGGTTATTGAAGACAAGAACCTGATGCACTGGGATGACAAGAGTCGGCGTTTTACCAAGTGGCAGACATTCTCCAGGGTATTGCGTTTTCTGCGGGTCAATATATTCTCCGATTCGCGCAGTCGTTGGCAGCGCTACGGTTACGCTGGCGTTAATTTTGGTATACCGATTGATATGCGCAAATACTGTGAAAAACACAGGCTGCTATTTGCCGACTTGCCACAGCGTGATCGTATTCCGGCGGTGACTGCGCTCGCTGAGCACCTGATGCAGGCAGTGCGCTATGTGATCCCGGTGTTGCCGGTACCGGTGATCGCAACCGTATTCACCAGGCAAAACCACCAGGGCATGCGGTCGCTGGATATTGTGGCCGGTTGCGACGATATTATCGATGACATGATTGCAGCAGGTGCGGCGATCCGGGACGAACAGAAACCGCGACAGAAAACCATTGCAGCAGCGCTGGAAAACTTGCGTCATCGCCACATATTGCTGGAAGAAAATGATGTTTACCGGGTTAATCCGGAATTTGAGAAGCTGATCCATTATTATGCAAATTCGATAATACACTGGCGTTAG
- the glpD gene encoding glycerol-3-phosphate dehydrogenase: MVVSSVADSATLPRNVDLLVVGGGINGAGIAADAAGRGLSVLLCEKSDLGGATSSASTKLIHGGLRYLEYYEFRLVRESLAERETLLSSAPHIVWPLRFRLPHQPNQRPAWMIRAGLFLYDYLGKRVTLPASKAIRFGDNSPLVAGFSKGFEYSDCWVDDARLVVLNAMQARRHGAVIRTRTACNSLSAITDAGGQSAWQATLTETDTGVRHQVSARCVVNAAGPWVSQLGKKLLPEASTEPVRLVKGSHIVVPRVYDGDEAYMLQHSDGRVIFVIPYENEFSLIGTTEQDFSDDPAEAKISPEEVTYLLDIVNQYFRKGLSEKDVKHHFSGVRPLIDEEVENASKVSRDYTLELDMAPAPLLTVYGGKITTYRRLAEAVLHKLSSVFPDMGDDWTANAQLPGGEFDSQKSLSAELSAEYPWLEPALRERWVRQYGRRVSEILAGAEDMTALGACIGPGLYACEVDYLCAQEWARSVDDILWRRTKLGLWFDDAARANLEVYLQAHATQGS; the protein is encoded by the coding sequence ATGGTTGTTTCGTCGGTGGCTGATTCAGCTACATTACCGCGCAACGTTGATCTGTTGGTCGTGGGCGGTGGCATCAACGGCGCTGGCATCGCTGCTGATGCGGCCGGGCGCGGTCTGTCAGTGCTGTTGTGTGAGAAAAGTGATCTCGGCGGTGCCACGTCATCTGCCAGCACCAAACTTATCCATGGGGGGCTGCGCTATCTGGAGTACTACGAATTCAGACTGGTGCGGGAGTCGTTGGCAGAGCGGGAAACATTGTTGAGCTCGGCGCCACATATTGTCTGGCCATTGCGGTTTCGCCTGCCTCATCAACCCAATCAGCGGCCGGCATGGATGATCCGCGCCGGTCTGTTCCTGTACGACTACCTCGGCAAGCGAGTCACCCTGCCAGCGTCCAAAGCCATTCGTTTTGGCGACAACAGTCCCCTGGTGGCCGGGTTCAGTAAAGGTTTCGAGTATTCGGATTGCTGGGTAGACGATGCCCGGCTGGTTGTTCTTAATGCGATGCAGGCCCGGCGTCATGGCGCCGTGATCAGAACCCGAACGGCGTGCAACAGCCTGTCGGCAATAACTGATGCCGGTGGTCAGTCAGCCTGGCAGGCGACGTTGACTGAGACTGATACCGGTGTCCGGCACCAGGTGTCGGCGCGCTGCGTCGTCAACGCGGCCGGGCCGTGGGTCAGTCAGCTGGGTAAGAAACTGTTGCCGGAGGCGTCAACCGAACCCGTGCGATTGGTCAAAGGCTCCCACATTGTTGTGCCACGGGTCTACGACGGTGACGAGGCCTACATGCTTCAGCATAGCGATGGTCGGGTAATTTTTGTGATTCCCTACGAAAACGAGTTTTCGCTGATCGGAACCACCGAACAGGATTTTTCCGATGACCCCGCTGAAGCCAAAATTTCTCCCGAGGAAGTGACCTACCTGCTGGATATCGTCAATCAGTATTTCCGCAAAGGTCTGAGTGAAAAGGACGTCAAACATCACTTCTCGGGCGTCCGGCCTTTGATTGATGAGGAAGTGGAGAACGCCAGCAAGGTGTCGCGCGACTATACACTTGAGCTGGACATGGCGCCGGCCCCCCTGCTAACGGTATATGGCGGCAAGATCACCACCTATAGGCGGCTGGCAGAAGCGGTATTGCACAAACTGTCGTCAGTGTTTCCCGACATGGGTGATGACTGGACAGCAAATGCACAATTGCCGGGCGGTGAGTTCGACTCCCAAAAAAGTCTGTCGGCTGAGTTGTCGGCCGAATACCCCTGGCTCGAGCCGGCCCTGCGCGAACGCTGGGTCAGGCAATACGGGCGGCGAGTCAGCGAGATCCTGGCCGGGGCGGAAGACATGACGGCGCTGGGTGCCTGCATTGGCCCGGGCCTGTATGCCTGTGAAGTCGACTACTTATGTGCGCAGGAATGGGCCCGTAGCGTCGATGACATTTTGTGGCGACGCACCAAACTGGGTTTGTGGTTTGACGACGCAGCACGTGCCAACCTGGAGGTTTATCTGCAGGCGCACGCGACTCAGGGCTCGTAA
- the glpK gene encoding glycerol kinase GlpK produces the protein MSHYLLAIDQGTTSSRAIIFSREGKAVSSAQYDFEQHYPNDGWVEHDPEDIWQTCLQSCRDALSAGQLDAGDIASIGITNQRETTVIWNRKTGKAIHRAIVWQDRRTAAYCQTIKTRLINEGRGQLIQERTGLLPDAYFSASKINWILSNVEGARAAAEAGELAFGTVDSFLLWRLTNGQRHCTDASNASRTMLFNIHTQQWDPELLALFDIPASLLPEVLDSAADFGNSDRKWLGHAIPIGGIAGDQQAAAFGQACFSAGMTKSTYGTGCFLLMNTGEKVLQSRHNLLSTVAYRLEGKVSYAMEGSIFMAGATMQWLRDKMHFFADSADSEAMAAQAQAGLSLMFVPAFTGLGAPWWDPDARGAIYGLTRDTGIPDIVTAAMMSVCYQTKDLQKAMESDGLRPTTFRVDGGMAANNFVVQKLADLLGCEVDRPQITETTALGAAYLAGLQCGFYSTLDDISRLWQLERSFTPAQNKDWRDRHYARWLDAVQRTRSDHSRQTLDQETSS, from the coding sequence ATGAGTCACTACCTGCTAGCAATTGATCAGGGCACCACCAGCAGTCGTGCCATCATCTTTTCGCGCGAAGGCAAAGCGGTCAGTTCTGCACAATATGATTTTGAACAACACTATCCTAATGATGGCTGGGTCGAGCATGATCCGGAAGATATCTGGCAGACCTGTCTGCAAAGCTGCCGTGACGCCCTGAGTGCCGGCCAGCTCGATGCCGGGGATATTGCCTCCATCGGCATCACCAACCAACGTGAAACCACCGTCATCTGGAACCGCAAGACTGGCAAGGCGATTCATCGCGCCATCGTCTGGCAGGACAGACGCACAGCAGCGTACTGCCAGACCATCAAAACCAGACTGATCAATGAAGGACGTGGCCAGCTCATTCAGGAGCGCACCGGCCTGCTCCCCGATGCCTATTTTTCAGCCAGTAAAATCAACTGGATTCTGTCCAATGTGGAAGGTGCACGGGCGGCGGCCGAAGCTGGGGAACTGGCATTTGGCACCGTTGACAGCTTCCTGCTGTGGCGCCTGACCAATGGCCAGCGGCATTGCACCGATGCCAGCAATGCGTCGCGCACCATGTTGTTCAACATTCACACCCAGCAATGGGATCCGGAGCTGCTGGCGTTGTTTGATATCCCGGCTTCCCTCTTGCCTGAGGTTCTGGACAGCGCGGCAGATTTTGGCAACAGTGACCGGAAATGGCTTGGTCATGCCATCCCCATTGGCGGCATCGCCGGCGACCAACAGGCGGCCGCTTTCGGGCAGGCCTGCTTCTCTGCGGGCATGACCAAAAGTACCTACGGTACCGGCTGCTTTCTGCTGATGAACACCGGCGAAAAAGTACTGCAGTCACGCCACAACCTGTTGAGCACAGTGGCCTACCGACTCGAAGGCAAGGTCAGTTACGCCATGGAGGGCAGTATCTTCATGGCCGGTGCCACCATGCAGTGGCTGCGTGACAAGATGCACTTTTTTGCTGACTCGGCCGACTCCGAGGCCATGGCGGCACAGGCACAGGCTGGACTGTCGCTTATGTTTGTACCCGCGTTTACCGGTCTCGGCGCGCCGTGGTGGGATCCCGATGCCCGAGGCGCCATATATGGCCTGACCCGCGACACAGGCATTCCCGACATCGTGACCGCCGCAATGATGTCCGTGTGCTACCAGACCAAGGATCTGCAGAAGGCGATGGAGTCTGATGGTCTGCGCCCGACCACCTTTCGCGTTGATGGCGGTATGGCTGCCAATAATTTTGTTGTTCAGAAGCTGGCCGACCTGCTCGGCTGCGAGGTCGATCGCCCACAGATAACCGAGACCACGGCGCTGGGTGCGGCCTACCTGGCAGGGTTGCAGTGCGGGTTCTATTCAACGCTGGACGACATTAGCCGTCTGTGGCAGCTGGAACGCTCTTTCACGCCCGCGCAAAACAAAGACTGGCGAGATCGGCACTACGCACGCTGGCTTGACGCCGTGCAACGCACACGCAGTGACCACAGCAGACAGACTTTAGATCAGGAGACCTCGTCATGA